The genomic interval CGAGCGTGAAGGCCGGCCGCACGATGACCGGGTAGCCGTTTGAGGCCGCGAACGCCATCGCCTCGTCGACGGTGGTCGCCGTGACGCTGGCCGGCACCGGCTCGCCGATGCGGATCAGCAACTGCTTGAACAGGTCGCGGTCTTCAGCCGTCTTGATGGTTGCCAGCGTTGTGCCGATCAACTCGACGCCGTGCCGCTCGAAGACGCCGGCCTCGGCGCACGCCACCGCCAGGTTCAGGCCGGTCTGCCCGCCGAGGGTCGCCAGGATGCCGTCGGGCCTCTCGCGCCGCACGATGTCTTCGACCATCTCGACGGTCAGCGGCTCGATGTAGGTCACATCGGCCACGCCCTCGTCGGTCATGATGGTGGCGGGGTTGGAGTTGATCAGAACGGTCTCGACGCCCTCCTCGCGGAGGGAGCGGCAGGCCTGGGTGCCGGCGTAGTCGAACTCGGCGGCCTGCCCGATGACAATCGGCCCGGAGCCGATGACCAGCACCTTCTTTGGCTGGCGTACGTGGGTTGGGGTCGCCGTGGTGGGGAATGAGGTTGGCTCGCTCACGCGGGCGCTCCAGTCGCCCGCCGACGGGCGATCAACTCGAACAGGTGGTCGAACTGCGGCTGCGAGTCCTGGGGACCAGGGCAGCCCTCCGGGTGGAACTGGACCGAGAAGACGGGCAGCTCGCGGTGCCGCAAGCCCTCCACCGAGCCGTCGTTGAGGCTGATGTGGCTCACGTCGAAGCCGCTGGCGTCGAGGGCCGGCCCGGCCTCCACCTGGAACTCGTGGTTCTGGCTGGTGATCGCCACCCGGCCGCTGCCGGTGTCCTTGACCGGGTGATTCCCGCCGTGGTGCCCGAACGGCAGGCGCGTGGTGGCAGCTCCGGCCGCCTGCCCGATGATCTGGTGCCCCAGGCAGATCCCCATGATCGGGGTGCCACTGGGGATCAGCTTGCGGGCGGTAGCGACCGCCTCGGCGAGCTGGGCCGGATCACCGGGGCCGTTGGAGAGCAGCACGGCGTCGGGGGTGTTCGCCATGATGCCGTCGTAGCCGGCATCCCAGGGGACCAGCTCCACCAGGGCGCCCCGCCGCTGCAACGAGCGCGCGATATTCGCCTTGTAGCCGTAGTCCACCAGCACGACGCGGGTGCGGCGCTCGGAGGGGACGTTCGGCGCGGGACTGAGGCCCGAGACTTCGGGGATCAGCAGCTTGTCCGAGAGCGAGGTGACCTCGCGGGCCTCCGCCCGGAGCTGATCCAGATCGTCCGCGCTGAAGCCGTCGACGCCCGCGTGCCGCAGCACCGCCCGCAGGGTGCCGACATCGCGCAGGCGGCGGGTCAGCGCCCGCGTGTCGATCCCTTCGAGGCCCGGCACGTTCCAGCGCTTCAGGTAGCCGCTCAGATCTTCGTGGCTCTCCCAGTGGTTGGGGAAGTCCGCCAGCTCGCGGACCAGCAGTGCGGTCAGCAGCGGGTGGGCCGCCTCCTCCGCCGAGAAGGAGACCCCGTAGTTGCCGACCTGCGGATGGGTCAGCACCACCATCTGCCCCCGATACGACGGGTCAGTGCAGATCTCCTGGTAGCCGGTCATGCCCGTGTTGAACACGACCTCGCCGTCAACGTCGGCCTCCGCCCCGAACGAGTGACCGATGAACACGGTCCCGTCTTCGAGGACCAGGGCCGCTTCACGCCCGATCACTGTGGCACCTCGTGTACGACCTCCCCGCCGACCATCGTCGTGCGGACGAGGCCACGGAACCGCTCGCCGTGCAACGGCGAGTTCTTGCCCTTGGATTGGAATTTTCGGACGTCCACGGTCCACTCAGCCCCGGGGTCGATCACCACCAGATCGGCGTTCGCGCCGACCCGGAGCGTCCCCGCGTCCAGCCCGAAGACCTGGGCCGGATTGATCGTCAAGACCTTGATGAGCGTGGCGAGCGACAGGTGTTCGCCGTCCACCAGCCGCATCAGCAGCCCGAAGGCCGTCTCCAGCATCGACAGGCCGGGAGCGGCCTGGTCGAACTCGCAATCCTTGTCGACGACCGTGTGCGGGGCGTGGTCCGTGGCGATGCAGTCTATCGTGCCGTCGAGCAGGCCGGCGATCAGTGCCATGCGGTCGGCGTCGGTGCGGAGGGGCGGGTTCACCCGGCAGTTGGTGTTGAACGGCGGGTGGCCAGCGCTCGTGCCGGCGATCCACTCGTCGGTCAGCACGAGGTGGTGCGGCGTCACCTCGGCGGTCACGCTGATGCCGCGCGCCTTGCCCTGGCGAATCAGGTCAACCGCCGCCGCCGTCGAGGCGTGTGCGATGTGCAGCTTGCCGCCGGTCGCCCGCGCCAGCGCGATGTCGCGGGCCACCGCGACCTCTTCGGCCTCGGCGGGGGAGCCCCGCAGCCCGAGGATGCTGGCGACCCGGCCGTCGTGCATGACGCCACCGTCCACCAGGTCCGGGTCTTCGGCGTGATCGACGATCGGGCGGCCGGTCACCCGACTGTAGGCCAGGGCGTTCCGCATCAGCCGCGCGCTCTTGACCATGTTGCCGTCATCGGAGAAGGCCACAGCCCCGGCCTGGGCCATGTCCGCCATCTCCGACAGCTCCTGGCCCTTCTCGCCGCGCGTGATGGTGCCGATGGGGTGGACCCGCACCACGCCGCCCCGGCGGGCCGCGCTGATCACCCACTCGACATCCGAGGCCGTGTCGATGGTCGGGCTGGTGTTCGGCATGGCACAGACGGTGGTGAAGCCGCCGGCCGCCGCCGCCCTGGTCCCCGTGGCGATGGTCTCCTTATCTTCGAACCCGGGCTCGCGCAGGTGACAGTGCAGATCCACGAACCCTGGCGCGATCACCATCCCGGTGACGTCGACCATGCGCTCGCCGCTGGCGACGGCTGTCCGGCGGCTGCGCTCGGTCCCCCGCACGATCTCGAGGACGCGCCCGCTCCCGATCACCACATCTGCCAGATCGTCAATCCCCTGCGACGGATCGATCAGGCGGCCTCCAATCAGCCGCGTTCGTTCGGTTGCCATAGGGACTACTCTCCGTCTGGTCGGGCCGTGCCGCCCGAGAGAAGGTACAGAAGGGCCATCCGGATCGCGACGCCGTTCGTCACCTGCTCCTCGATGACCGACTGCGCGCCGTGCGCCACATCTGGCGAGATCTCGACGCCCTCGTTCATCGGGCCAGGGTGCATCACCAGCGCGTCGGTCTTCGCCAGCTTCAGGCGGTCGGCATTCAAGGCGTAGAGTCGGCAGTATTCGCGGATGCTCGGGATCAAGCCGGCGTGCATGCGCTCGCGCTGCAGCCTGAGCGCCATCACCACGTCGGCCCCCTCAAGGGCCGGCTCGATGCGCTCCTCGACCCGCAGCTTCCAGGGCAGCCCGCCTGGATCGGTAACCCAGTCGCGCGGGAGGAGCGTCGGCGGGCCGCAGACTGTCACGTCAGCACCGAGCAGGCTCAGGCCCCAGATGTCGGAGCGGGCCACGCGGCTGTGGAGCACGTCGCCCAGAATGGTCACCTTCAGGCCGGCCACGCGCCCGAGTCGCTCGCGGATCGTGAACAGGTCGAGCAGCGCCTGAGTCGGATGGGCGTGCCAGCCGTCGCCGCCGTTGACGATCGACGAGTTGACACGCTCCGAGACGACCCACGGCGCACCGCTTTGCGGATGCCGCATCACGACGATGTCAGCCCCGATAGCCTGGAGCGTCCGGACCGTGTCCAGCAGCGACTCGCCCTTTGAGACCGAGCTGGCGGAGGCCGTCATGTTGACGGCGTCCGCTCCAAGGTACTTGGCCGCCACCTCGAACGAGATGCGGGTCCGCGTGCTCGACTCGTAGAACGCCGTGACGATGGTCTTGCCACGGAGCGTCGGCGTCTTCTTGATCGGCCGGGCCAGGATGCTCTTCATGGTCAGGGCCGTGTCCATGACCTGGGCGATCTCGCCGGGCGACCAGTCGTCCAGGTCGAGGATGTGGCGACGTCCCTTCCAGACGGGCGTCACTCGATCCGCACGCGCCTGTTCGAGGTTCGCCGCCGGTCGGTGTTCTGTCGCCGTCATGCCGGGCCTCCCGTGTTCGGGTTGACAGATCGATCAGCGGCCAGCCCGTCAGCTGGACTGCTTGTCGATGACGACTTCATCACGTCCGTCAACCTCCAGCAGCTTGACTTCTACGACTTCAGAGCGCGCCGTCGGGATGTTCTTGCCGACGTAGTCCGCGCGGATCGGCAGCTCGCGGTGGCCGCGGTCGATCAGCACGGCCAACTGAATGGTGCGCGGGCGGCCGTAGTCGCGCAGGGCGTCCATCGCGGCCCGCACCGAACGGCCGGTGTAGAGCACGTCGTCCACCAGCACGACATGCTGGCCCTCGATGTCAAACGGCATGTCTGAGGGGCCGGCCGGCAGCTTCACGCGGCGCGAGTGGTCGTCCCGGTAGAGCGTCACGTCGAGGCCGCCCACGGCGACCGAGTTGTGCTCGAACTCGGAGATCAGCCGGGCGATGCGCTTCGCAATGGGGACGCCGCGCGTCCTGATGCCGACCAGCACCACGTGCTCGATGCCGGCATTCTTCTCGACGATCTCGTGGGCCATCCGCGAGAGGGCACGACGGATCTCGTCGGCGCTCATCAGCTCGCGGCGGTGCGGGGTCGGCGGCTGCACACTCATGGCGCCACCGCCCGGATCAGACAGAAAAAAACCCCCGCCTCGCGGAGGATCTCGTCAACGATTACATCGGGCAGCTGGGTCGGACGCAGCGTGACACAGGGAACCACTGACGCCTCCTTGCCGGCCTCGCTGGACCGAATTAAAGGTGGCGGACTCGGCCTGGCTGCACGAGCCCACAGTGGGTATAGCACGCCGGTCTGAGCCGGGCAAGCGCTGCCGCGTCACGATCAGATCGCACCGCATCGGGCGAGTCGTCCATCCGGTTGCGCGGAGCTTTGTACAGTCTGCACAATGTGCCCCATGCACGCGACCGTACCAGGTTCGGCCCCTTTGCGCGCGCCCGCCTATGCCGTCTCGGTGTCGGAAGTCCTGCGACTCGCACTGCCGACTGGCGCAGAGGTCGTGGCCGGACGCGGGGGTCTGACCCGTGGGATCTTCTGGGCGCGGCTGCTCGGGGCGCGCCAGGGTCTGCTGAGCGGCAGCGAGACCGGCGAGATGGTCCTGTTCCCGGCGTCGGCCGTCAACAAGAGCTTCGGGCGCGTCGTGCGCGATCTCGGCGAGGCCGGCGTCGAGGCCATCGTCGTCAACACGCTGCCGCCGTCCGATGCGCTGGAGGCCGCCGAGGAGCTGGGCATGCCCATCGTGCTGGTCGGTCCGCACCTGTCGCTGATCGAGGTCGAGCGGGCGGTTATCAGCCTGATCGTGGACCGCGAGTCGCAGCTACGACGGCGCGTCGAGCAGATCTACGAGCGGCTGCTGGCGACCCTGGTCGAGGACGCCGGCATCGCCGCGCTGGCCGCCGAGGTCTCGGACGTCACCCGCCGGCCGACCGTGGTGCTGGACGAGTACTTCCGCGTCCAGGTCAGCGTCCCCGACGACGAGGAGACCCAGCAGACCGGGCGAGCGGTCGGCGCGGCCCTGGCGGCCGGCGACCCGCGTGCGCTCGGAGCACGCCCGGCCGCCCCCTTCTGGCTGGCCTCCGACAGCGACGCGCCCGAGGCGCTGGTCGTGCCGTTGCGGCTGCGTGGGACGCCGGCCGGCTACCTCGTCTTGGGCGGCGGCAACGACGTCACGGACCTCGACCGCCAGGTAGCCGAGCGGGCGGCCCGGGTTCTCGGCATAGAGCTGGCGAAGCAGCGGGCCGTCACCGAGGCCCAGCTTCGGCTGCAGGGCGACTTCCTGGACGATCTCCTCTCAGGCAACTACCCGAGTGAGGAGGCGATGCTCGCGCGCGCCCGCTGGATGGGCCACGACCTGGGACGGGCGCACGTCCTGCTGGCCGTCAGCCTGGAGGAGCCGTCAGACCGCCAGTCCGGCTCGCAGCGGCTGCACGCCGCCGACCTGGTCCGCACCGAGGTGCTGAGGTTGGCACCCGGCGCCCTCCTGCGCGAGCAGCAGGATCGGCTGGCTGTGGCCCTGCCGCGCACCGCGCCGCCCACCTCTGAGGAGGCGCTCGAACTGGCGGAGCGGCTTCGCAAGCGGCTCTCCAGCCTGCTCGCCAGCGGACAGGTCACCGTCGGCGTCGGGCGGCACCACCCGGGCATCGCCGGGCTCGCGCTCTCGTTCCGGGAGGCCGAACAGGCGCTGGCGATCGGCCGCGCGCTGCTTGGCGGAGACCGCTCCGTCCACTTCGAGCACCTGGGCGTGCAACGGCTGCTCTTTCAGCTGCGCGACAATTCCGAGCTGGCCTCGTTTTATGACGACCTCCTCGGCAAGCTCCAGGCTCACGACGAACGCCAGGGCGCTGGGCTGGTCAACACCCTCGAAGCGTTTTTCGAGTGCCACGGCAACCACGTTCGCACGGCGCAGCGGCTGCACCTGCACCGGAATACGCTGCTCTACCGGCTCGACCGGGCGCGGGGCGTGCTCGGGGTCGATCTTGACGACGCCGAAACGCGGCTGGCGCTGCAGGTTGCACTAAAGATCGGGCGTGTGATTGGGCGGCGCGGCGTCGACGGGCCTTCCGGAGCGTCCTCATAATTCATACGCCCCATTCATACGCCCGGGTCCGGCAGCACCTCAGCGGGGAGATGCTCATCATGAGCGCACCATCAGGCGATTCCAACGACCTCAGGCGCCACGTGCTCGAACGAGCCGCTGCCGAAGGGGTCCGCTTCGTCAACCTGCAATTCACCGACATCATGGGACTTGTGAAGACGGTCTCGATCCCGAGCCACAAGCTCGAAGACGCCATCGATCATGGTCTCTGGTTTGACGGCTCGTCCGTCGAGGGGTTCGCCCGCATCCACGAGTCCGACATGTACCTGCAGCCGGACCTGTCGACGTTCACCATGATCCCCTGGGACCGTGGGTCGAACCCGACGGCGAAGGTCTTCTGCGATGTCTACACGCCCGATGGCGAGCCGTTCGACGGCGACCCGCGCACGGTCCTCAAGCGGCAGCTCGAGCGGGCCGAGGAGATGGGCTACATCTTCAACACCGGCCCGGAGCTGGAGTTCTTCCTGCTCCGCACCAGCGGACCGACGAAGGTCGAACCGCTGCCGCACGATCAGGCGGGCTACTTCGACGTGACGACCGATCTCGCGGCGGACGTCCGCAAGGAGATGGTCAACGCCCTGGAGGACCAGGGCATCACCGTCGAAGCCAGCCACCACGAGGTCGCCGTTGGCCAGCACGAGATCGACTTCAAGTACGGCCCGGCCCTCCCGACGGCGGACAACGCGGTCACCTTCCGGGTCACGCTGAAGGCCATCGCTCAGCGGCACGGCCTCTACGCGACCTTCATGCCGAAGCCGTTCTTGGGGATGAACGGCTCGGGGATGCACTGCCACCAGAGCCTTGCCGACGCGCAGACGGGCGAGAACCTGTTCCACAACGCCGACGACGAGTACGGCCTGTCAGAGCTGGCCCAGCACTTCATCGCGGGACAACTGGCACATGCGCGCGGCATGTCTGCGATCCTCGCGCCACTGGTCAATTCGTACAAACGGCTCGTGCCGGGCTTCGAGGCGCCGGTGTACGTGAGCTGGGCGCGGATCAACCGCTCGTCGCTGATTCGGGTGCCGCAGACCACGCGCGGCCGGCGCGAGGCGACCCGCATCGAGCTGCGCTGCCCAGACCCGAGCTGCAACCCGTATCTGGCGTTCGCGGTGATGCTGGCGGCTGGCCTGGACGGCGTCCGCCGCAAGCTCGCGCCGCCCCGCCCGGTCGAGGAGAACCTCTACCACTTCGACGACCAGATGATGAAGAAGTACGCGATGGGGATGCTGCCGGGGACGCTCAAAGAGGCGCTGGATGAGCTGGCCGCCGACGCCGTCATCCGCGAGGCACTCGGGGAGCACGTCTTCGAGTGGTTCTACGCGGCGAAGATGGCCGAGTGGGAGCAGTACCGCAAGCAGGTGTCACCGTGGGAGCTGGAGAACTACCTCTCGACGTACTGAGCACGAGGGCCGTGCCCGGGCAGGCCGCACCTGCGGCCACGGGAGGCCCTCACCCCCGACCCCTCTCCCTGTGCGCGGGAGAGGGGAGGAACGACAGTCTCGTGTATCTCCCCCTCTCCCGCGCACAGGGAGAGGGGGCTGGGGGGTGAGGGCCTTCTCCGGGGGCCGGGGGGTGAGGGCCGCCTCGGTTAACGCCTGAGGGCCTCCCCCGCTACGTTTCGCCCTCCGGCACTTCGAGGGGCACGGCGCTCACGTCGGCGTGGTGCAGCGTGCGCTCGCCCACCCGTTCGATCAGCATGACGACGCCGCACAGCGGATCGGGGCAGATGATCCGGGCGTCCGTGGACATCCAGTCGTTCGGGTGGAGCGGGCGCTGCTTGGTCGGGAGCAGCGGCAACGTCGAGGCCAGCGCGTACAGACAGAAGCTCTGCCCGTCCGGCAGGCTCAGCTTGCCGCCCTTCAGCTCGAAGGCGTCACCGACCCGGTGATTACACGTACAGGTGCCCCGGATCTCCTCGATCCGGACCCGCAAGTCAAACAACTGAAATGTGTCGTCCGCCATGGATGCACGCCGATCAGTCGGGATGGGGCCAGGCCTGACCGTCGACGCTGCGGGCACGGATGGTCAGCACGACGTGCGAGTGAGCGGTAGGCCGCGCCATATCGTCGATGACCGCCTGGATCGCTTCGATGGGCACCAC from Chloroflexota bacterium carries:
- a CDS encoding TIGR04076 family protein, giving the protein MADDTFQLFDLRVRIEEIRGTCTCNHRVGDAFELKGGKLSLPDGQSFCLYALASTLPLLPTKQRPLHPNDWMSTDARIICPDPLCGVVMLIERVGERTLHHADVSAVPLEVPEGET
- a CDS encoding dihydroorotase, whose translation is MATERTRLIGGRLIDPSQGIDDLADVVIGSGRVLEIVRGTERSRRTAVASGERMVDVTGMVIAPGFVDLHCHLREPGFEDKETIATGTRAAAAGGFTTVCAMPNTSPTIDTASDVEWVISAARRGGVVRVHPIGTITRGEKGQELSEMADMAQAGAVAFSDDGNMVKSARLMRNALAYSRVTGRPIVDHAEDPDLVDGGVMHDGRVASILGLRGSPAEAEEVAVARDIALARATGGKLHIAHASTAAAVDLIRQGKARGISVTAEVTPHHLVLTDEWIAGTSAGHPPFNTNCRVNPPLRTDADRMALIAGLLDGTIDCIATDHAPHTVVDKDCEFDQAAPGLSMLETAFGLLMRLVDGEHLSLATLIKVLTINPAQVFGLDAGTLRVGANADLVVIDPGAEWTVDVRKFQSKGKNSPLHGERFRGLVRTTMVGGEVVHEVPQ
- a CDS encoding helix-turn-helix domain-containing protein codes for the protein MAGRGGLTRGIFWARLLGARQGLLSGSETGEMVLFPASAVNKSFGRVVRDLGEAGVEAIVVNTLPPSDALEAAEELGMPIVLVGPHLSLIEVERAVISLIVDRESQLRRRVEQIYERLLATLVEDAGIAALAAEVSDVTRRPTVVLDEYFRVQVSVPDDEETQQTGRAVGAALAAGDPRALGARPAAPFWLASDSDAPEALVVPLRLRGTPAGYLVLGGGNDVTDLDRQVAERAARVLGIELAKQRAVTEAQLRLQGDFLDDLLSGNYPSEEAMLARARWMGHDLGRAHVLLAVSLEEPSDRQSGSQRLHAADLVRTEVLRLAPGALLREQQDRLAVALPRTAPPTSEEALELAERLRKRLSSLLASGQVTVGVGRHHPGIAGLALSFREAEQALAIGRALLGGDRSVHFEHLGVQRLLFQLRDNSELASFYDDLLGKLQAHDERQGAGLVNTLEAFFECHGNHVRTAQRLHLHRNTLLYRLDRARGVLGVDLDDAETRLALQVALKIGRVIGRRGVDGPSGASS
- a CDS encoding carbamoyl-phosphate synthase large subunit is translated as MLVIGSGPIVIGQAAEFDYAGTQACRSLREEGVETVLINSNPATIMTDEGVADVTYIEPLTVEMVEDIVRRERPDGILATLGGQTGLNLAVACAEAGVFERHGVELIGTTLATIKTAEDRDLFKQLLIRIGEPVPASVTATTVDEAMAFAASNGYPVIVRPAFTLGGTGGGQARDQAELRRVAASGLAASPVTQVLVEQSLIGWKELEYEVLRDAADTCIVVCNMENIDPMGVHT
- a CDS encoding DUF2171 domain-containing protein — translated: MSVDPNQVRIGMEVYGTDGELVGTVKTVSQTDFILNRPWARDLVVPIEAIQAVIDDMARPTAHSHVVLTIRARSVDGQAWPHPD
- the carA gene encoding glutamine-hydrolyzing carbamoyl-phosphate synthase small subunit, giving the protein MGREAALVLEDGTVFIGHSFGAEADVDGEVVFNTGMTGYQEICTDPSYRGQMVVLTHPQVGNYGVSFSAEEAAHPLLTALLVRELADFPNHWESHEDLSGYLKRWNVPGLEGIDTRALTRRLRDVGTLRAVLRHAGVDGFSADDLDQLRAEAREVTSLSDKLLIPEVSGLSPAPNVPSERRTRVVLVDYGYKANIARSLQRRGALVELVPWDAGYDGIMANTPDAVLLSNGPGDPAQLAEAVATARKLIPSGTPIMGICLGHQIIGQAAGAATTRLPFGHHGGNHPVKDTGSGRVAITSQNHEFQVEAGPALDASGFDVSHISLNDGSVEGLRHRELPVFSVQFHPEGCPGPQDSQPQFDHLFELIARRRATGAPA
- the glnA gene encoding type I glutamate--ammonia ligase: MSAPSGDSNDLRRHVLERAAAEGVRFVNLQFTDIMGLVKTVSIPSHKLEDAIDHGLWFDGSSVEGFARIHESDMYLQPDLSTFTMIPWDRGSNPTAKVFCDVYTPDGEPFDGDPRTVLKRQLERAEEMGYIFNTGPELEFFLLRTSGPTKVEPLPHDQAGYFDVTTDLAADVRKEMVNALEDQGITVEASHHEVAVGQHEIDFKYGPALPTADNAVTFRVTLKAIAQRHGLYATFMPKPFLGMNGSGMHCHQSLADAQTGENLFHNADDEYGLSELAQHFIAGQLAHARGMSAILAPLVNSYKRLVPGFEAPVYVSWARINRSSLIRVPQTTRGRREATRIELRCPDPSCNPYLAFAVMLAAGLDGVRRKLAPPRPVEENLYHFDDQMMKKYAMGMLPGTLKEALDELAADAVIREALGEHVFEWFYAAKMAEWEQYRKQVSPWELENYLSTY
- the pyrR gene encoding bifunctional pyr operon transcriptional regulator/uracil phosphoribosyltransferase PyrR encodes the protein MSVQPPTPHRRELMSADEIRRALSRMAHEIVEKNAGIEHVVLVGIRTRGVPIAKRIARLISEFEHNSVAVGGLDVTLYRDDHSRRVKLPAGPSDMPFDIEGQHVVLVDDVLYTGRSVRAAMDALRDYGRPRTIQLAVLIDRGHRELPIRADYVGKNIPTARSEVVEVKLLEVDGRDEVVIDKQSS
- a CDS encoding aspartate carbamoyltransferase catalytic subunit; translation: MTATEHRPAANLEQARADRVTPVWKGRRHILDLDDWSPGEIAQVMDTALTMKSILARPIKKTPTLRGKTIVTAFYESSTRTRISFEVAAKYLGADAVNMTASASSVSKGESLLDTVRTLQAIGADIVVMRHPQSGAPWVVSERVNSSIVNGGDGWHAHPTQALLDLFTIRERLGRVAGLKVTILGDVLHSRVARSDIWGLSLLGADVTVCGPPTLLPRDWVTDPGGLPWKLRVEERIEPALEGADVVMALRLQRERMHAGLIPSIREYCRLYALNADRLKLAKTDALVMHPGPMNEGVEISPDVAHGAQSVIEEQVTNGVAIRMALLYLLSGGTARPDGE